The genomic DNA TTCAAAGGCTGGCAACCTCATGCCTGCCATGTTAACTCTTTTCTACACACCAAGTTGTAATTCTTTATCAGTCAAACTGTCAATCAAATGTGAGCaaagaataaagatattttcagatattcaAGACCTTGGAAACTTTACATTTGACCACTTGTTTCTCAGGAAGGAACTGAAGAATATACTTCACCAAAATGATGGAGAAAACCAAGAAGTGGGAAGAGTTAGGCCAAAGGAAACAGGCACCAAGACAGAAGAAATGCAATGAGACCCCAGAATGATGGTGAAGGGAGATTCCAGAATGACAGCTTGTACGAGGCACAGAAGACATCAAATCAGAAACGAGCAGATCAGAATGCTCTAGAACTAATTTCTTCAGAAGAAAACATTGCTAGACTATTTGATGCATGTGAATATATTAGGAAGACATTTACACAACTGACAGGTGTTTAGGGATGAATTAgcaataaattcattaaaaagtaagaaaaacacaaaggcAATTATTAAGtttagggaaaacaaaaaaaatggactggaaaggaaaagtaatcattgggaaaaatatatattgttacatggaaaactagaaaatacagaagtatatatatattatgccaCCATTTGTGATTTTCAAAAAAGGATGTACAAACTAACAagtttatacacacacagaatATCTCTGGGAAACTAGTCAAAAATAGTTACCTCTTATGAGAGAAACTAAGGGAATAGATTGAGTTGGGGGTGAGACAGTTTTTGACTCAGTTCCTATTTGAAGTGTTTCAGAGTTTTTTGCCAAACTTAtgtatgacttttaaaaataaacacgcGAGCGCGGCGCAGTGCGCACGTGCAGCAGCTTTCCGAGCGGCCGGGTTGAGAGCAGGACGGGGGCCAGCTGGGCTGGTAGCTGAGCAGGTGAGGCTGGACGGGGACGTGCTGACAACCCTTAAGATCCTCATCATTGGCGAGAGTGGGGTGGGCAAGTCCAGCCTGCTCTTGAGGTTCACAGATGATACTTTTGATCCTGAACTTGCAGCAACAATAGGTGTTGACTTTAAGGTGAAAACAATTTCAGTGGATGGAAATAAGGCTAAACTTGCAATATGGGATACTGCTGGTCAAGAGCAGTTCAGAACATTAACTCCCAGCTATTATAGAGGTGCACAAGGTGTTATATTAGTTTATGATGTCACAAGAAGGGACACCTTTCTTAAACTGGATAATTGGTTAAATGAATTGGAAACATACTGCACAAGAAATGACATAGTAAACATGCTAGttggaaataaaattgataaggAAAACTGTGAAGTTGATAGAAACGAAGGACTGAAATTTGCACGAACGCATTCCATGTTATTCATAGAGGCAAGTGCAAAAACCTGTGATGGTGTCCAGTGTGCCTTTGAGGAActtgttgaaaagatcattcaGACCCCTGGACTTTGGGAAAGTGAGAACCAGAATAAAGGAGTAAAATTGtcacacagggaagaaggccaaGGGGGAGGCGCCTGTGGTGGCTATTGTTCTGTGTTATAAACTCTGGGAATTCCGTCTCTTGCATATTTGATCAGATAGtgacatctttctgtatataaacTCCTAACTGCTATTTTAGGGACCTTGCAGTTTGCACATACTTGTTTTGCATCATGGCAGTAAATATTTGCAAGAAATCCCACTCACCGGCTTTCCCAGGTAAAATGTTATGGTAAGCATGCACAATTTGCAGTCTACAGTTTTTTATGTCACATAAAATAGGTGTACCTTTATAAGTACATTTGATTTTATGAATTACATTTatcatgtaattttaaaatctgtCCATCCAATATATGTTGATACAAGGTCTGCTTTTGGTCTCCTCTTTGCTTAAATCCTCCTATCAATTACTGAATTACTTGGTACATAGAGCCCCTGGAAACACTGGGAGGTGTACATGTATTATCAAACTGGTATATTCCTTCAGGAATAACAAAGAGCATGATTCCACAGCTTTTCTAGGATGTGCACTGGCAGATTCTCTTTTAGTACTACACGTAATTTTCGTGACAGAATGTAGCCCAGGCCACTTGTAATTAAATCTCTTTTTGTTTTGATGATGTTTCTAAACTAGCAttgatactttaaaaattaaagtttggCCTTACTTTCTAATTTACTTCAATGAGTAACTCAGTTGTTTACCTGGAGTTTTTAATTCTGTGCTATCTACGTTGGATGAGAAGCCCCTTCGCACAGCCTGTTGGGTTATGTGGTGCTTGGCAGAATGGCAGTAAGATTTTCCCTCATCTTGGTTTCACAAGGACGTGAATAGTGTGTTTATTGTAGCTCATATAGTACCACTTTCCAAACCAACcctttttttcataaatgttgGTAGTGTTCGTCCAAGAACCTCAATTGTAGCTTGTTTAATGTTTATGAAGACCTGTATCTTATGACTTTCTAAATGGCTAGTTACTATTCAAAAACCTGTTTCTGTGTTTCGAGGGGTGGGGTAGAAACACTAAGTGACAATTTGAGAAAGGCATATTGCTTCCAGATTCTGATAAGTGTGGGAAAATACTGTTGAAATGAAAATCTTGATCATTTACTGTAACAAGTAACCAAAAGTTTATCGAAACCTTGTACAGACTAATAAATCTTTTCCACAGTATtcaatttacaaaaaataaaaataaaaaataaaaaataaaataaacaggcctctcaaaaccaaaacaaagactTGTAGCTGAATATCTGGTAGCAAGATATCCACAGGGTCCTTCTAGAAGGTTGTTATACCTTCTTCTGCATTCATTGCACCCTTAGTTTCTAACAAACTAGAGGGAAAGCATAGTTGCCTGGGTATAGGAAAAGGTTAAATAGGTCTTGTCCTTTTaataagaaatatctatataaaaaGGAGCCTATAGTTGTCAGTTGTAAACAAAAccctcatattttaaaaatgattggtTCTAACTttggtcatatatatatatatatataatttttttttaattatctataCTCATGAATGCAAGTGTGATGTTTCACCTTGAATCAAAAATTCAGATTCTTGTTGATAGgtatgtatttgaaaaaaaaagagaaatgttttaaCCTCCTAGCAGATGTGTGGTTAGAGAAAACTAGACCACAAGTCAACCCAGGCTTTTTCACTTAACAAGCTGGTAACTTTGGAAGGTTACCAATTCTGTATGGACTTGATTTcctaatctaaaaaaaaaaaaaaaaaaaaaggaaatgataattGTTGTGACTTTCCACTTTGAAATGAGCCCTTACACATCCCTCATTTGGTCCTCAGCAGTGCTGAGTAAGGTGATGTAGTTGTCCCCAGGTTTAAAGAAAATTGAGTATGACTGAAATTGTATGTCTTGACCACGTTAATCTCACTGACTATAAATGAAGCAAGAAGTGGAATCTAGGTCTTCTGATTCAACTCCAGGCCTCTCTTTACTATACCTTGTCTGCTTGCCATCAATCTCCCTAGTTCATTTGACTCTCAAGTAGTATAATGGTTATAAAACCACCAGAAGAGGATGGAACATTGTGCGATAAGATACCATCATTATTATTTAcagcacaattttaaaaaaaaccatttaCTTCACCACTAGTCAATAAACCAAATGGAATGGCTTGCTCTCCTACCCCATGGacacactgtaaatgtaattaaacattttaaaatccatCAAGCACAAGAGCTCCTgggagatttgaaaaaaaaaaaataagtacctACATTCAAGCTGTGAATAAAAGCAGACAAAATGTGAATTACTCTGATAAGTGCAACCAGGACAGAAAATTTCAACCCTGGTTTCTCTGCTTCTCCTTGTGCATTCCTGCCAAGATAGGAACTCTTCAGTCCTTAGACACCCCCTGTGTATCCCACACACCTTTTCTCTCTCAAATGCCTGTTAACGTGGAAAGCAGCAGCTGGGGGTACTGGTTGTTTCTAACCTACGTTGCTGCTTTAAAGTTATGATACATGAGCCTAAAAGAGCATGGTGGGGATAGACCAGAAGGAGAATGAGCAATTAACATCCAGATGAAGCAGAATTCTGGAGAGGAAACCGATCTGTCTGTGCAGGCACCCGACGTGTTGTTCTGCAGGTGTACTCACCGAGGATGGATGAAAGATTGAGCTGACGGAGTCGGTGCGCTGGAGGCTTTTACGTGAAGTTCTGTGGTGAGTTTGTATCTACATGGATTAGGGAATAGCGTCAGACCTTTGGGCTGAAGGATGAGACAGAGCTAATGACATCTGCTGAATGGGATAACACCCCTGCCAAGTTGCTGGAGGATAGAAGATTAGGCACCAAATTGTTAAGCTGCTTTGAGAGACGCTTTTAATAATAAAGGTATGTGTACAGTACCAGAAGTCTTTTCGAAGGCTCCAAAGACAAGTTTCACAAAAAAGAAGAGccattaaaaacttaaaatactgCAACGATCACAACCTCCAGTGAAGGGGAAAACATTTTGAGAGGGCATGGTCTCCATATCGCCCTtcttattttcactctttaaGCAATGTATGTATAGGACAGGGAAACGGACCCACATTTACCCTACCTTGTTCCTCCTCTCAGTAGAAGAGAATTGAGGTCCAGGATTGAAGAGAATTTAAATAACACTTCTTACtcaaacaaaatgcaaaaacaacaacaacaacaaaaacccacaaaaaacaaTTTGCTGCATATTTACTGGAAAAATGCTCCAGAGTTCCCGGTATTCATTCGGTATTAAACAGCACATATAAAGTCCTCTGGGCATTGGCACATGCACATCCACAGCTAAACCACACACTGATGATTTATTTACACTTGATTTCAGTCATTAGAGCATTGCATGGGTAACAGATGGATTTTTCAAAGTGTGTAATAATGACCGTTTTTATTGGCATCGCCTCTGATTGTGTTAAAAATGATGATTCCCAGCCCCACCCTACCCCAAGATTGATTGAATCAGAGTCTCCAGGGAGTGAATCTTGGAGATTCCTGTTAATAGATTTTCCAGATGATTCTTCAATGCACTAAAATTTGAGAATCGCTGGGCTTTGGGACTCCCCCTTCAGTAATACAATCCATGGTGTTTACTGGAAACTCTGAACTTGCTTTATATCTGCATAGTTCGTGCATTCATTTAACTGACAGCTATTTATTGTGCTCTTCCTATGTATCATACCTTTCTCTAGATAACAGTGTATGGTATTGAGCAAAACACACATGGTCCACACCTTCACAAAAGCATTTACAGCCTAATGTATCCATTATTTCACGAGGTTATCCTAAAAAGGTTTACCAGAACCACAAACAACAAGCAAGAAGCTGGTCAGACATGTGCCTACACAGTGGATCTGGTGCAGATTTTAGGACTCAACATAATTAACAAAACTTCCCAGGTGATTACAACCAAACTTCAAGAAACCCTGTTCTGGAGGGTTGGTGTATACAATAAATGTGTTTTATATGTTTAGGCTTAAAGTGATATGTTGGAAAAACGACTATGGTTTGAAATCAAAAAAGagctaatattttttttctagattgTCAAGTCACTGCTTTTTACAAGATGAATTataaatccatttatttatttattcacttatatGTTCAGCAAGTACTGCTAAGTATTAAGCCTGTCTGGCTCCCTGATGGGCACAGGGCAGCCAAAGATTGAAAGACCCTGTCTTCTCCTCCAAGGAGCTCACAGCAGAACAAGGCAGGGTAGCCTGTCAGCAAAGTATAGTCAAATGGATTCTGTATTTATGAATttgcctacttgctaaaatttatttgtaaccctaAAATCAATAGTTGTAGCATTTAAACAGTCGTTTGCAGGTGGAGAAAATTTTGAGTTGCCTGAAACACCTAGTCCCAGCCAAGATCAAACAAGGGGACGTGgtgccttcttgtttcagttcTCATTCAGGCGTGCAACcatgagttatagtgctgttggctgtgagttcaatgttaatgagtcaattaaatatatatatctatatgataaagtgtctttaaaaaaaaacacacataatgtatttttgtattattgTACACGTTATATTAATTGGTTGGTGAAATATTGTGACCAGAGGCTCGCAGGAACCTAGCCTTGTATTTCTCCCAGGAGCAATAGTTCTGTTTAAGCTAATTCAGTGTTCACAGCACTACTTGAATAATGAGAATCAGCTGTATTTCCATAGGTGGTATAACTGgtatgcataaaaataatttgggaGCACAGATTAAAAATGGTTAGTCATGCTTGGGAAATTGACAAAGTACTTgtagaggaagtgacatttgtgTCAGGACTTGAAAAAGGACCCTGCCAGGCAAAGAAACATAGAATTATACAATGAACACCTGGAATTGTGATGAGTGTTTTGCATATGTGGTCTCATTAATTTTCACAGTATCCCCTGAGGTAAATACTCTTTATCCCAATTTTATAGAAGAAGCTGTGGCCAGAGAGGTtatgtgacttgcccagggtcacacagtagTAAGTGGCTGAGCTGAGTGGCACAACCAGGCTGCAGGACACAGAAGTGCTTCAGAGATAGAGGGAATTCCTCAGGGAAGAGCCCAAAGGTGTGGGAAACACTGCCATGGGTAGGGATCTCAAATGGGCACATGGGTCCAGAACAGAACATAtctggaaggagagagaggtaagAAAGGAATATGGTTTGGGACAGATTGTGGCTCAATTCCTTGAGACACATGCCAAAACAAGTCTCATTACTTCACACTCGGTTCTTGGATGCATGCATTCTCAAAAGCCAATACAAGAATCCATTCGTGTGGGCAAAGAGACTACTATTAGAATTTTCCAAAAGTGAAATGATGATAGCTTTACTATACTGAGCACTTGCTCAAATCCCATACTAAGTACCTACTGCAGGTTAATTATTCGAGTTCTCATGACAAGCCCATAATGAAGAGTATAAAGCTTATTAAGTgacagagtcagaatttgaaacTAGGTCTGACTTCAAAGCCTGGGTGATTGTGTGACCATCTCTTCCACCCTAACTCTGGAATAACAGGAGCCCCACACATGTCTAAGTGCCCATCTCATCAAGACATGTTTCTCTTATAGAAATCATTCTGGATATGGATTGTGTTTGCTGGGTCCTTTTTCTAGTTGTCACCATCTATCTAGAAGTTAGTAAATGATCCTTTGATTTGGATGCCTGTACTCTTCAGTTCTAGAAGGGTGAATCTTGCAGGGTGAGGGGAGTTGTTAAAATAAATGACCTTGGACTTCTCTGCACTattcttgcagttttctgtaagtctataattttttcaaagaaaaaggtATCAAATTGACCTTAAAATTCCTGTCCAAACTTGAAATTCCATGATTCCTGAACTTGCTCTGCTTTGCAGCTTAACACAGAATGATATACTTGTGGATATTAAAGAAATTTCAGAGGGCAGGGGCAGAGATGGCAGTGcagtaattcttttcatgtgctaggAACATCAAAGTTCCAGATGATGAGCTCCCAAAAAGACTGGGACCATTTAAAGATATTGTACCACCCTGCATAGATTTTTTAGAGGAAGACCAAAGGGATGAGACAGAAGTAGAAGGTTTTATTGTAGAAGGCATCGATAAGATTACCACTGTAGATACCACTTGCTATAAAATAGCTTCAACTTTCTTTTAGGGTTAACAGGGTCACCTCCCATCCAAACATCCAAAGTTATTTCAGTTCAATGCAGTTAGGAGACAATTCATACATAGTAAATGTTAAGGCAAAACAAAAAGCCCAGCATGATCTTTCTCCCCATTGACATAGCATAAAATGAACATACATTTAGAAACCTGAACTACTAATCTGAAGTACAATGTGGACAAGTTTGGGATTTTCTGAATTTAAGGGCATACATTTAAAGTTAACTCATTAAAATAGCTTCTTGGACTTCTTATTGCACTGGTCACACCCATGAAAATGTCAGTGGAAAACTATTGCACAGAAAGTAGCCGAagtaaaaaacaaggaaagtcaaAATATTTGAGGTTATCCAGATCTCATTTATCTTGATGACTCATTAAACTTAACTGGCTACGTACAGagataatttttaatatgttcCCTTTAAAAGTGACAGATATAGCAACCAGTCTAATACACAAACAGCCATCATATAATGGAGTTAATTCTAGAAACTGTATATCTTATCAGAATATTGTTATTTTTACATGTTATTAAACCATCAGCCAAAACTTTAATGCCCATACATATTCCACCAAGAAGGCTCAAATGAATATTGAATAGTTCTAGTTTCAATCCTGTTTATGATTATCAATACTAGGACTCTGATCAAGGAGTCATAGACTCAAAGGATTGGAAAAGGTTTTTTCTACTTAATGTCAATGATGttccattaaaatttcaaaaggcGTAAGATAAGACATGGCGTGTCAGCAGGGAAGGGTCATTGCCCATATAAATTAGTCCCACAGGGTAACATATTCTcatgtatttttatcttttcttgttCGTtacatttttgtgtgtgcttaCCAATAAGATTATatcaagaatttgcattttactttttggTTTGAATCACCTTGGCCCTTAAgatcaaatgcattttttttcaaacCTGCATCATCCAGACAACTGACTTTCATGCATCCAAACTAAGCTTGTCCCTGGAAATTATTGGTATGATGAATCTCAGCATAATGCTGGCATGTTTGGAGATTTGAGGATCTGTGGATCTCAAACCTCCAGCTACCTGTGAGACATGTCTGATTTAAAGTTGCGGGAGAAAGCACATACCTGATGCAGGTGAGATTGGGAAGCTTTCTTCAAGCAAAGGCTAATGAAAATGCGTTTCTTCACAAAGATACTTAGGCTTTGTCCATAGATAAAGGTACACAACGCTTTGTGTAAATCAAAATCTGCTCTGAAAACTCAAAGAACTCCAGGCTTTGAACATAAAATTTGAGTTGTGCCTCTAAAGTAGTTGGACAACCTGAAAAGACAAGATTTCAGCATGCTGGCCAAGTATAGCAGTGTAATGTAAGTAGAGGATTGCTTCAGTCTCTTCACTAAATCAGAAAATAATACATGCACCTGGATTATCTTAGTCTCTGCGACAGTAATTACCAGACCACATGGTTGAGTTTTCCTTGAAGATCCACTCAAAACATTACTAGTCAGTGAGATGTTCATGaactttttctttgttcttgaaTACCATAACCACAACTCACCCACTGGCAGCATTGTAAGCCATAGTTTCAATGTTACAGTTCCTCGTTTTATTAAAACTGTCATTTCCATGGAGTCTAATTCCTTTTTGGCTTAACTCAATTCTTTTtgagaccccagagcttggggatCCATGCTAATTTGAATGCTCAAGCTCCTTTGTTGTATCACGTGTACTGGGTTTTAACTCAttgcacataaaataaaattgcccACCAGGCTCTTACCTGATGTGGCAGCTGCCCTCTTCTCTAGCTTCATCTTGTAccattctcctcttcctttctcagctccACTCACACACTCATGGCCTGCTTTTGGTTTATTGACTGTTACGGTCTTACCTACCAAATAGCCTTTATATTGTTATTCTTTTACCCACAACAGGCTTTCCCCAGATCTTTACCTGGCTTGCACCTTCTTGTAACTCAACTTTCAACTATggtgtcacatctccagggaggcTTTCACAGCTATCCAATCAAAGGATGCCAATCTACCATATCAAATCACCCTGCTGCTTTTTCCTCCCTGTACTTATCACCTCCCCAAATGATACTGCTCACTCATCTACCTGTTTGCAATGTAGCCCATCTGTACTGTACTGCAGTTTGCAGGAGAATGGCGAGTCCCAGTTCTGTTGCTGATATGGAATGACACCAAAGAACACAGGTGGGGCAGCACCCTGCAGAAAACTCAGCAGCTTCACAATAAGAAGATCCCCACCTATccccttttttccccttccagTCCCCAGCCCGTGCACCAGAGAACCGGGCTCCTGGCTCTGAGACCTATAAAACTCCCTGAAGAGAGCTCAAATATTGGTTCAAATTAGAAGGAAACTATGAGATCCTCAATACAATGTCCCCAATTTGTAGATAAAGAGACAGAGTCCAGGGCATTGAGGTGTTTTTTGATAGGACACAGGTCTGAGCTGGGTCATGAGCCTAAGGAACACCATTTGAGTGGTTATTTTCATAAATCAGTTCCCATGTGCCCAGGAAGGCAGAAGTTATATGAGGTGGGTTTACTCTTCCTGTTTTTTCCCTGGTGGTTGACAGCCCTATAATTGAAGCACAACATCCAAAGACTGCACCCATTGGGATTTGATCCTGGCATTGGTACTGGGTCAACTTTCTTTTAGAAAAGGAAGATCCCCTTTGCCCACCCCACCAAGTTCTCACAAATGGCTCTTCAGGATCCAACGCCCGCCGAAGTAAAAATGTGAGAAATTCAAGATGAGGGAGATCTGAAAAACATGGGGTTCTATTTTTCTTGTGAGCTGATTGTCAGTTttctggatctcttttctctggctctgaatctgttcccttctctcctttttctagaCTTTGTGATACCTGTGGTTTTGCCAGATCAAGTGGATGACAGATTTTCTCAGAGAAGCACAGAGTCCAGAGCTAGTCTCCAGCCTGTGGGGGTCAGAGACAGGGTTATCTTCTTTCATGCCAAAAGGCCCTCAGAGGCAAAGTCACAGGAGCAAACAAGGCATCAGAAAATCATATTGCACAGATAGTTGTATAATGGACAAACTCATTACTGGCCTTTGCAGTCACACTTGTACTTGCAGATGAACCTGTTCATTGTAATATGAATATGTAGTAATTGTACtatgataagaaataattatgcTGTATTATAGGCAATAGATAAGCAGCCAAAAAGTTGACTGTAAGTGCGTTTTTTCAGATTAAATGATTTTTTCAGTGTATAAGAAAGGAAGTTCACTATCTAAGGATCATTAATTCAGTTCCACTTACATATGATCACATTTTGTCTTTAATCATGATTTCTTCTGTGACTAAGAAAGTAAGACCTATTCACTATGGAAAAATTAGATAATAaaaagagtataaaaatatagtttaaataAACAATATCGGATCACAGATAGCATCCTGACATTGTTTCCTTCTGGTCTTTTATTCCATGCACGTAAACATGTATATGCATTATGAAAGTGCAACCCTATAGTGTATGCAATTTAGAATCAgaatcagccttttttttttcatttaacagtcTGTTATATTTCCCATGTCATAACATATctcctaaaataaaatatgtagtaGCTACATGGTATTCCTTTCTGTAAATATACCACAAATTATTTAAGCTATTATTGGACTACGATTGGACGTTTAGGTTATTGGAAAATTTGGGCTACTGTAAATAAAAGTGTAGCCAATATCACCCTACAAGTGCATAGCCCAAATTATACCAAATTAATACCAAATGCCTGAACAAAAGGTCCCATATTTCCAAGAAACACAAAGCGGACACTTCTATTAAGACCAATGCAGATTACTACTTTCGTAACCAATAGCTATCACTGAAAAATCAAGTGGTGACTTCCAGTCAAGTGATTTAGTTGAAAGACTTACTATTTCTATTCATCAGTGCATTTTAATGCAAAATTAGACTATCATAGCCTTAGGAAACTGGACCTATAACAGACAGAACCCAAGACGTTACAGAGAGAAGATAATTATGTGATGGACATGTGAGACATTGCCATGCTTTTCTAATATTAAATTCAAAAGAAGAATGTGGAGAATACTGAGCAGTCCAGGTGAAACCAACTATGAGAAGATTAGGGAAGATAGTAAAGTTTGAAGGATTATGCATGTTCTATGTCATGATACACTAgtaagagcatggactttggagtccAGCTCAACTGTTGAGATTCTTGGGTACCTCACTTCTGGAGGTCTGATCTTGGGTAGCGTGATAGGTTGAATTCTGTACCCCCAAAATGCATGCTCTTaacttaatctgtgttcctgtgggtgtaaaccctttgtaaatagaaacttctgaagatgttatttttactgAAGatttggcccaactgaatcagggtaggccttaatccgtATTACTGGAAATCTAGTAAAGAGAACCTAGAAGTCACAgaggtgagaaaggagaggacataacCATGTGATGGGAAGCTGAGATGCAAACCAAGGGACCCCAAGGATTGACGGCAGCCAGCAACAGGATCCTGGACTCTGGGAGAAAATcagccttgccaatatcttgattttgaacttctagcctcaaaaccatgagcgaataaaagcatgttatttaagccaaccccttgtgTGGTGTTTGTCTTGGCAACCTGGCAAATTAACTGGGTAGTTTATTTAAACTCTGAGATGGTTTCTAAAGGAAAGTGGAGATAAAACCTACTTCAcaagtttctttttaaagattaaatgtgaTAAACCCACAATCAGTACttagcacataataaatgctctgTAAATGTTAGTTCTTGTTTATCAGGGTCCAAAACAAGGTGGTGAGTCACAAGCTAATAACCAAATCATCATAACCAAGGTCCCAAATCAGAATCAAGTGGGTATAAATGTCAGAAAGCAGAGCAAGGACAGGATTtagggtattaaaaaaaaaagtcattgaccTGAAATAAGGCAAAAGCTGAAGGGCCAGGGGTGTGGGGGCAGGTTGAAAATCCGAGGGGTAACAAATGGATCCAGAGGAGCTGAATGGGTAGGGCTAGGTGAGCGGAGGGTTGAGCAGAGGAAAGGCTCCTGGCAACTGAGACAACCTTGGCATAGAGTATTGTATAAATTTGGTGAAGATAGCAGCTAATCCCAAGACAGTGCAAGTGCAGGCCTTCGAAGTGAATCAAAGCACCTGGCCGGAGTTGGGTGAGATGGGAAAAATCTTGATAATGTCAGGTACCTATTCCTCAAGTCTCAAGAGCAAAGCAGGCAGTGCAGTAACAGAAAATATGATTAAGCTGATT from Choloepus didactylus isolate mChoDid1 chromosome 12, mChoDid1.pri, whole genome shotgun sequence includes the following:
- the LOC119506923 gene encoding ras-related protein Rab-18-like, which gives rise to MTFKNKHASAAQCARAAAFRAAGLRAGRGPAGLVAEQVRLDGDVLTTLKILIIGESGVGKSSLLLRFTDDTFDPELAATIGVDFKVKTISVDGNKAKLAIWDTAGQEQFRTLTPSYYRGAQGVILVYDVTRRDTFLKLDNWLNELETYCTRNDIVNMLVGNKIDKENCEVDRNEGLKFARTHSMLFIEASAKTCDGVQCAFEELVEKIIQTPGLWESENQNKGVKLSHREEGQGGGACGGYCSVL